One segment of Lates calcarifer isolate ASB-BC8 unplaced genomic scaffold, TLL_Latcal_v3 _unitig_5781_quiver_2303, whole genome shotgun sequence DNA contains the following:
- the fasn gene encoding fatty acid synthase translates to ILQLLETLLPLSDLEARVNVAVDLITSSHKGISRELLHFAATTFYYKLKAADSYVPATKYHGNVTLLRAKTSSDYEQNLGTDYKLSEVCDGKVSVHVIEGDHRTFLEGEGVESISSIIHSSLVEPRVTAREG, encoded by the exons ATTCTCCAGCTTCTGGAGACTCTTCTCCCGCTGTCGGACCTTGAGGCCCGTGTCAATGTGGCGGTGGATCTAATCACCTCCAGCCACAAGGGCATCAGCCGAGAATTGCTGCACTTTGCAGCCACCACCTTCTACTACAAACTAAAGGCTGCTGATAGCTATGTGCCAGCAACAAAATACCATGGCAATGTGACACTACTGCGTGCCAAAACCAGCAGCGACTATGAACAAAACCTGGGAACAGACTACAAGCTCAGCGAG GTATGTGATGGCAAGGTGTCAGTCCACGTCATTGAGGGAGACCACCGTACATTCCTGGAAGGAGAGGGGGTGGAGTCCATCAGTAGCATCATCCACAGTTCACTGGTTGAGCCACGGGTCACAGCAAGAGAGGGCTAG